In Halapricum desulfuricans, a single window of DNA contains:
- a CDS encoding DNA-3-methyladenine glycosylase family protein, which translates to MKTGRIDVSELPGGLDLQATLESGQSYLWRRADGRMYDSDEQSGGDAWYETVVRLDGDRVRLDTGDPTVVRVRQRDGALEWESTTDADWVVRSLLRLEDDLPAIRAATPDDSLLERAYDRYWGMRLVRDPPFGTLISFICSAQMRVSRIHDMQLALAEAFGDTVTADGRTYQVFPTPDRLAAATESELRDLGLGYRAPYVQRTAEMVAAGDAHPDEARGRSYEDAREHLTQFVGVGEKVADCVLLFSLDFLEAVPLDTWIRTTIEEYYPDCERDSYAETSRAIRKRLGGEYAGYAQTYVFHHLRNES; encoded by the coding sequence ATGAAAACCGGACGGATCGACGTGTCCGAACTCCCCGGCGGACTCGACCTGCAGGCGACCCTTGAGAGCGGCCAGTCGTACCTCTGGCGACGCGCCGACGGCCGGATGTACGACAGCGACGAGCAGAGCGGCGGCGACGCCTGGTACGAGACGGTCGTCCGCCTCGACGGCGACCGCGTCCGGCTCGACACCGGCGACCCTACGGTCGTTCGCGTTCGACAGCGCGATGGCGCCCTCGAGTGGGAGTCGACGACGGACGCCGACTGGGTCGTCCGATCGCTGCTTCGCCTCGAGGACGACCTGCCGGCGATACGCGCGGCAACACCGGACGACTCGCTGCTCGAGCGGGCCTACGACCGATACTGGGGGATGCGACTGGTTCGAGACCCCCCGTTCGGAACGTTGATCTCCTTCATCTGTTCGGCACAGATGCGCGTCTCCCGGATCCACGACATGCAGCTCGCGCTGGCCGAGGCGTTCGGTGACACGGTCACTGCCGACGGCCGCACGTATCAGGTGTTCCCGACGCCGGATCGGCTCGCGGCCGCCACCGAATCGGAACTTCGCGACCTCGGTCTGGGCTATCGCGCCCCGTACGTCCAGCGGACGGCGGAGATGGTCGCCGCCGGGGACGCTCACCCGGACGAGGCACGCGGCCGTTCGTACGAGGACGCCCGCGAACACCTGACGCAGTTCGTCGGCGTCGGCGAGAAAGTCGCCGACTGCGTCCTGCTGTTCTCGCTGGACTTTCTCGAGGCCGTGCCGCTGGATACCTGGATCCGGACGACTATCGAGGAGTACTATCCCGACTGCGAGCGCGACAGCTACGCCGAGACGTCCCGGGCGATCCGAAAGCGGCTGGGCGGTGAATACGCCGGCTACGCCCAGACGTACGTCTTCCATCACCTCCGAAACGAGTCGTGA
- a CDS encoding DUF7286 family protein, with product MRGRQRSSVTLAESDRGRVPFALIGVVLLVASSTAVVSLQTRGEPSADVDAARAFDRIETTTHSILRDAATTGLRDAAAAPVTDASGTALGDAIDGGNSDETFRNYVRLRIYLAARAKLSRTEQNLGDGVIATASLPPIEGDADSIETGLDRVKMTVGYYDGNLETGVVSVTIEDVSLTVEDGKTRETVRRTFDLTVPTTVFEMYEKSQEYERRLNAGFFEQFDAEHDLGYGYGAKFAVRQYPVSWAKTYFDRFGPKRWDRAFEPIHDSRSTEILANLAAFDVQESTFGTTDPAADRIRRERKTCFALATGYKVYDAISKQKANTSTLANTWGLNRSRLENATNRSSPGQGMQINEDTLCRATRYMMGGSEGELGDPPSIRDITERFIKKQTGKVSTGVEIPVDLFADAAYYEIRYGETVDRLRNLDDVGVEWPPESDEDAEADAAWDEANENIEQSDSIERQNMGDMSLDPDTTFAEVIDHVYDVEVDPTENVARDRLRPRAPKPSGDGWNELTDERRYEVVDPGAVDVTIEAGPSRNIEGDTWTDLRDVTVTIENELRHVRKWRRVEGRGQNATVDRTTTTATREVTFESDVDIDARHTRHTQVDDNGIEHAYERGGDVGPEGVPNFERVPRRALERVFGVDLSMQTDLEAQLDDEIDTETIVSRDDMRAITHESATFEPVILDEDENETLQSWLQDEADAIRETVKDEVPPTEAGPTAFVNDDPILVGMRENITDRKPELIYGDDPDERYADPKAKVRTEAVKIYLDNVIEWTNEFDDAATDTKNQAKDSVMGPLDSVDGEIAEVVRFAQKAIAGDVELSGDADFEGSPLYDDVAFTIDASPTYLEATTVTRTDVPAVRASGAGFTDLDDDIEHGPLVAKHDNLVLPRPGLPLVPWPGYWYATLSTWNLQVDGEYARFELRADVSDPATSEPIRYIRDNREVELELADGRMTVGSVTPIDFESDTVVAVVVPSHMKVPRGKFGIGETPGNYTGCAGPYPETGPEPSKGDCGWIKD from the coding sequence ATGAGGGGGAGACAGCGTTCATCAGTCACGCTAGCGGAGAGCGATCGCGGCCGAGTTCCGTTCGCGCTGATCGGCGTCGTACTGCTCGTGGCGAGTTCCACAGCTGTCGTGTCGTTACAGACCAGAGGGGAACCCAGCGCCGACGTCGACGCTGCGAGGGCGTTCGATCGGATCGAGACGACTACGCATTCGATCCTCCGTGATGCGGCGACGACGGGGCTCAGAGACGCCGCGGCCGCACCGGTGACCGACGCGTCGGGAACGGCGCTGGGTGACGCCATCGACGGGGGGAACTCCGACGAGACGTTCCGGAACTACGTCAGACTGCGGATCTACCTGGCTGCGAGGGCGAAACTCTCGCGGACCGAACAGAACCTCGGTGACGGCGTGATCGCGACCGCCTCGCTCCCGCCGATCGAAGGGGACGCCGACAGCATCGAGACAGGACTCGATCGGGTGAAGATGACAGTCGGCTATTACGACGGCAACCTCGAAACCGGCGTCGTCAGCGTGACGATCGAGGACGTCAGCCTCACTGTCGAAGACGGGAAGACGCGCGAGACAGTCCGACGGACGTTCGACCTGACTGTTCCCACGACCGTCTTCGAGATGTACGAGAAGAGCCAGGAATACGAGCGACGGCTCAACGCCGGTTTCTTCGAGCAGTTCGACGCCGAACACGACCTCGGGTACGGCTACGGAGCGAAGTTCGCGGTCCGGCAGTACCCCGTTTCCTGGGCGAAGACGTACTTCGATCGGTTCGGGCCGAAACGGTGGGATCGTGCCTTCGAGCCGATCCACGACAGTCGGTCGACCGAAATCCTGGCTAACCTCGCGGCGTTCGACGTACAGGAGTCGACGTTCGGGACGACCGATCCGGCCGCCGATCGGATCCGTCGCGAGCGAAAGACGTGCTTCGCGCTGGCGACCGGCTACAAGGTCTACGACGCCATCTCGAAGCAGAAAGCGAACACGAGTACGCTTGCGAACACGTGGGGGTTGAACCGGTCCAGACTCGAAAACGCCACGAACCGATCGTCGCCGGGTCAGGGCATGCAAATAAACGAGGACACGCTCTGTCGCGCGACGCGATACATGATGGGTGGCTCCGAAGGTGAACTCGGGGACCCGCCGAGCATCCGGGACATAACGGAGCGATTCATCAAAAAGCAGACCGGCAAGGTCTCGACTGGCGTCGAGATCCCGGTCGATCTCTTCGCCGACGCCGCGTACTACGAGATCCGCTACGGAGAGACAGTGGACAGATTACGGAATCTCGATGACGTCGGCGTCGAGTGGCCACCCGAGAGCGACGAAGACGCTGAAGCCGACGCCGCGTGGGACGAGGCCAACGAGAATATCGAGCAGTCAGACAGCATCGAGCGCCAGAATATGGGGGATATGAGTCTCGATCCCGATACGACGTTCGCCGAGGTGATCGATCACGTCTACGATGTCGAGGTCGATCCCACCGAAAACGTGGCCAGAGACCGGCTTCGCCCCCGGGCACCGAAACCGTCCGGCGACGGCTGGAACGAACTGACGGACGAACGACGATACGAGGTCGTCGACCCGGGCGCGGTAGACGTCACGATCGAGGCAGGGCCGAGCAGGAACATCGAGGGAGACACGTGGACAGACCTGCGCGACGTCACCGTCACGATCGAAAACGAACTCAGACACGTCCGGAAGTGGCGGCGTGTCGAAGGGCGGGGGCAAAATGCCACCGTCGACAGGACGACCACGACAGCCACGCGCGAGGTGACCTTCGAGTCGGACGTCGACATCGATGCGAGACACACTCGACACACGCAGGTCGACGACAACGGCATCGAACACGCATACGAGAGGGGTGGCGATGTCGGTCCGGAGGGCGTGCCGAACTTCGAGCGCGTCCCGCGACGTGCTCTCGAGAGGGTGTTCGGCGTCGACCTTTCCATGCAGACCGATCTGGAAGCGCAACTGGACGACGAGATCGACACGGAAACTATCGTTTCCAGAGACGACATGCGGGCGATCACACACGAATCTGCCACTTTCGAGCCTGTCATACTCGACGAAGACGAGAACGAGACGCTCCAGTCGTGGCTCCAGGACGAGGCGGACGCGATCCGGGAGACGGTCAAAGACGAGGTTCCCCCGACCGAAGCCGGTCCGACCGCCTTCGTCAACGACGACCCGATCCTCGTTGGGATGCGGGAGAACATCACCGACCGCAAACCGGAGTTGATCTACGGCGACGATCCGGACGAACGGTACGCCGACCCCAAGGCGAAGGTTCGGACTGAAGCCGTCAAGATCTATCTGGACAACGTCATCGAGTGGACGAACGAGTTCGACGACGCCGCGACGGATACCAAAAACCAGGCCAAGGACAGCGTGATGGGGCCGCTGGACAGCGTCGACGGCGAGATCGCGGAGGTAGTCAGATTCGCACAGAAGGCGATCGCTGGCGACGTGGAGCTGTCGGGGGACGCGGACTTCGAGGGGTCGCCGCTGTACGACGACGTAGCGTTCACGATCGACGCCTCGCCAACGTATCTGGAAGCGACGACGGTAACCCGAACGGACGTACCGGCCGTTCGCGCGTCCGGGGCCGGGTTCACTGACCTCGACGACGATATCGAACACGGCCCGTTGGTGGCGAAACACGATAATCTCGTCCTGCCGCGACCGGGGCTGCCACTGGTCCCGTGGCCCGGCTACTGGTATGCGACGCTGAGCACTTGGAACCTGCAGGTCGACGGCGAGTACGCCCGGTTCGAACTCAGGGCGGACGTCAGCGATCCCGCGACGTCGGAGCCGATCCGATACATTCGGGACAACCGAGAAGTCGAACTCGAACTTGCCGACGGCCGGATGACTGTCGGTTCGGTCACGCCGATCGACTTCGAGAGCGATACGGTCGTCGCGGTCGTCGTGCCCAGTCACATGAAGGTCCCGAGGGGGAAGTTCGGCATCGGTGAGACGCCAGGCAACTACACCGGCTGTGCCGGTCCGTATCCGGAGACAGGACCGGAGCCGAGCAAGGGGGACTGCGGCTGGATCAAGGACTGA
- a CDS encoding DUF7284 family protein, which produces MKVRGVSTVVDATLALLLVSASVFVAASFLADDRPETNPGASDHVAETVSVSTANVSYSLEPIVGHLDDVDFRDETYDEGVFRRQRHGSVAELIASSAMLNVTIEGRQLTKEGEIYSDAVEGALMETLTGTGYSAYVTARWRPYEGASITATETYGSPPPGDADVQLATLRVPSGVEPVAVAVEGEYMESYANGHEQAARVLAEAIVERYVPASEMQVALEGQWFRRDLALYRYLRLKAILNEFDDSAGLIDGDDVYYYLDPDDEGTVLSRNGANATRANAYLARGSDGVADFSGGADGLKRIIGSDLEDHYADDEMASFVAASSIEDVVITIRVWEQ; this is translated from the coding sequence ATGAAGGTGCGGGGCGTCTCGACAGTCGTCGACGCGACGCTTGCGCTGTTGCTCGTCTCCGCGAGCGTCTTCGTCGCCGCGTCTTTCCTCGCGGATGACCGGCCCGAGACGAATCCGGGAGCGTCCGATCACGTCGCCGAAACGGTGTCCGTCTCGACGGCGAATGTGAGTTACTCGCTGGAGCCGATCGTCGGCCACCTCGACGACGTCGATTTCCGCGACGAAACGTACGACGAGGGCGTCTTCCGACGACAGCGACACGGATCGGTCGCCGAGTTGATCGCGAGCAGTGCGATGCTCAACGTGACGATCGAGGGCCGACAGCTGACGAAGGAAGGGGAGATCTACTCCGATGCCGTCGAAGGGGCCTTGATGGAGACGTTGACGGGGACGGGATACAGCGCATACGTCACTGCCCGATGGCGGCCGTATGAGGGGGCGTCGATCACGGCCACAGAAACGTACGGATCCCCGCCGCCGGGGGACGCAGACGTGCAACTCGCGACGCTTCGCGTTCCGAGCGGGGTGGAGCCAGTCGCGGTGGCGGTCGAAGGCGAATACATGGAGAGCTACGCGAACGGGCACGAACAGGCAGCGCGCGTTCTCGCCGAAGCGATCGTCGAGCGGTATGTCCCGGCGAGCGAGATGCAGGTCGCGCTCGAAGGTCAGTGGTTCAGACGAGATCTGGCCCTTTATAGGTACCTCCGTTTGAAGGCGATACTGAACGAGTTCGACGACAGTGCCGGCCTGATCGATGGTGACGACGTGTATTATTACCTCGATCCCGACGACGAAGGGACTGTTTTGAGTCGGAACGGTGCCAACGCGACGAGAGCCAACGCGTATCTCGCCCGTGGGTCGGACGGAGTAGCGGACTTCTCCGGCGGGGCCGACGGCCTGAAACGGATTATCGGGTCGGATCTGGAAGACCACTACGCCGACGACGAGATGGCATCGTTCGTCGCCGCGTCGTCGATCGAAGACGTGGTTATCACAATACGGGTGTGGGAACAATGA
- a CDS encoding tRNA uridine(34) 5-carboxymethylaminomethyl modification radical SAM/GNAT enzyme Elp3: MSTDSKEPDDAFERACADLVNRILEGDLERDGVEQAKREVCSTHGSPKVPKNSELLDRAPDGRREELESVLQRKPVRTASGVAPVAIMTSPERCPHGKCLYCPGGPDSEFSSAQSYTGNEPAAARGKQNDYDPYGQVTLRLNQLREIGHTVDKVELIVMGGTMTARSHDYQEWFVRRALEAMNDFDPEAEPEPAEGVSFAQDPEEYEFNYLEDVIEENETGSVRNIGTTFETKPDWCGPEQINRMLRLGGTKVEVGVQTTFERINREMHRGHGIQASIDATRRLRDAGFKVGYHMMPGQPGMSKEMAVEDFRRIFEHSDWRPDYLKIYPTLIVEGTATYDMWHRDDYQPLTSDEAADLVAEIKDLIPKYTRLQRVQRDIPADFIEAGVRKSNLRQLARQRMDEKGTSCDCIRCREVGMNDEDPEDVTLDTLRYEAGGGTEQFISYEDRDRDLLVGFCRLRFPNEPTRAELDDAAIVRELHVYGNTVGVGDRDATGDVPDWQHRGYGRKLLGEAERRAREAGFEKLSVISGIGAREYYREKLGYEQDGPYVSKHL; the protein is encoded by the coding sequence ATGAGCACTGACAGCAAGGAGCCGGACGACGCGTTCGAGCGGGCCTGCGCGGACCTGGTCAACCGGATCCTCGAGGGTGACCTCGAACGGGACGGCGTCGAGCAGGCGAAACGCGAGGTCTGTTCGACGCACGGCTCCCCGAAGGTTCCGAAAAACTCCGAGTTACTCGATCGCGCGCCGGACGGACGGCGCGAAGAACTGGAATCGGTCCTGCAGCGCAAACCCGTCCGGACCGCCTCCGGGGTCGCGCCGGTCGCGATCATGACCTCGCCCGAGCGCTGTCCCCACGGGAAGTGTCTGTACTGTCCGGGCGGACCGGACTCGGAGTTCTCCAGCGCCCAGAGCTACACCGGCAACGAACCCGCCGCCGCACGGGGCAAGCAGAACGACTACGACCCATACGGGCAGGTGACGCTACGGCTCAACCAGTTGCGCGAGATCGGCCATACCGTCGACAAGGTCGAGTTGATCGTCATGGGCGGGACGATGACCGCGCGCAGCCACGACTATCAGGAGTGGTTCGTCAGGCGTGCACTGGAGGCGATGAACGACTTCGACCCCGAGGCGGAGCCGGAGCCCGCCGAAGGCGTAAGTTTCGCGCAGGATCCCGAGGAATACGAGTTCAACTACCTCGAAGACGTGATCGAGGAAAACGAGACCGGCAGCGTCCGCAACATCGGGACGACATTCGAGACGAAGCCCGACTGGTGTGGACCCGAGCAGATCAACCGGATGTTGCGACTCGGCGGGACCAAAGTCGAGGTCGGCGTCCAGACGACCTTCGAACGGATCAACCGCGAGATGCACCGCGGCCACGGCATCCAGGCCAGCATCGACGCGACCCGGCGACTCCGTGACGCGGGCTTCAAGGTCGGCTATCACATGATGCCGGGCCAGCCCGGGATGAGCAAGGAGATGGCCGTCGAGGACTTCCGGCGCATCTTCGAGCACAGCGACTGGCGGCCGGATTACCTCAAGATCTATCCCACGCTCATCGTCGAGGGGACCGCGACCTACGACATGTGGCATCGCGACGACTACCAGCCGCTCACGAGCGACGAAGCCGCCGATCTCGTGGCAGAGATCAAAGATCTCATTCCGAAATACACCCGCCTGCAGCGCGTCCAGCGGGACATCCCCGCAGACTTTATCGAGGCGGGCGTCCGGAAGTCCAATCTCCGCCAGCTCGCCCGCCAGCGGATGGACGAGAAGGGAACGTCCTGCGATTGCATCCGCTGTCGTGAAGTCGGGATGAACGACGAAGACCCCGAAGACGTCACGCTCGACACTCTCAGGTACGAGGCCGGGGGCGGCACGGAGCAGTTCATTAGCTACGAGGACCGGGACCGCGATCTGCTGGTGGGTTTCTGTCGGCTCCGGTTCCCGAACGAACCGACACGGGCGGAACTGGACGATGCGGCGATCGTGCGAGAACTGCACGTTTACGGGAACACTGTCGGCGTCGGCGACCGTGACGCGACCGGCGACGTGCCCGACTGGCAACACCGGGGCTACGGCCGGAAATTGCTGGGAGAGGCCGAACGACGCGCCCGCGAGGCCGGCTTCGAGAAGCTGAGCGTCATCAGCGGGATCGGTGCCCGCGAGTACTATCGAGAGAAACTCGGGTACGAACAGGACGGTCCGTACGTGAGCAAGCACCTGTAG
- a CDS encoding DUF7537 family lipoprotein produces the protein MGRNGESIDRLLSPKTRQIVLVVLAVSLVALAGCTTGGDTAPTETTTGDELTDTPTDEPTDTQTDEPPESDIDPGELADSHAALLEDADSVTAGQRLVQTR, from the coding sequence TTGGGGCGGAACGGCGAGTCGATAGATCGATTGCTGTCCCCGAAGACGAGACAGATCGTACTCGTCGTCCTGGCGGTCTCGCTTGTCGCACTCGCCGGCTGTACCACCGGCGGCGACACGGCGCCGACCGAGACGACGACTGGCGACGAACTGACAGACACACCAACTGACGAACCGACAGACACACAGACAGACGAACCGCCCGAGAGCGATATCGACCCCGGCGAACTGGCTGACAGTCACGCCGCCCTGCTCGAGGACGCCGATTCGGTGACCGCCGGTCAGCGGCTCGTTCAAACTAGGTAG
- a CDS encoding ribbon-helix-helix protein, CopG family yields the protein MDETFPDMDTITIEFDEETLQALDDVAFTDHRGNRDAAIRECLDRWLKSREE from the coding sequence ATGGACGAGACGTTTCCCGATATGGATACGATTACCATCGAGTTCGACGAGGAGACGCTGCAGGCACTGGACGACGTCGCGTTCACCGACCACCGCGGGAACCGCGACGCGGCGATCCGGGAGTGTCTCGACCGGTGGCTGAAATCGCGCGAGGAGTAG
- a CDS encoding DUF555 domain-containing protein: protein MNCRVVVEAAVPVYDVETADEAVRIAISKTGEMLNPDLNYVEINMGSRSCPHCGEELEPAFIAADESLVALELEMTVFNVERDEHAARIARKEIGQRLENIPLEVLEIEEIEEESEEEDDDEEPSVVEESDADETGGDAAAESDNDAGDDPDSDEISGSANDDILPEFEELIDE from the coding sequence ATGAACTGTCGAGTTGTCGTCGAAGCCGCCGTTCCGGTCTACGACGTCGAAACTGCCGACGAGGCGGTTCGAATCGCCATCTCCAAGACCGGTGAGATGCTGAACCCCGACCTCAACTACGTCGAGATCAACATGGGCAGCCGGAGCTGCCCCCACTGCGGGGAGGAACTCGAACCCGCGTTCATCGCCGCCGACGAAAGTCTCGTCGCCCTCGAACTGGAGATGACGGTGTTCAACGTCGAGCGCGACGAACACGCGGCCCGGATCGCCCGCAAGGAGATCGGCCAGCGACTGGAGAACATCCCGCTCGAAGTCCTCGAAATCGAGGAAATCGAAGAAGAATCCGAGGAGGAAGACGACGACGAAGAACCGTCAGTCGTCGAAGAGAGCGACGCTGACGAGACGGGTGGTGACGCCGCTGCGGAAAGCGACAACGACGCGGGCGATGACCCGGACAGCGACGAGATCAGCGGGAGCGCGAACGACGACATCTTGCCGGAGTTCGAAGAACTGATCGACGAGTGA
- a CDS encoding creatininase family protein, with protein MYLAEHAWPDLASYFESKSLAIVPLGSTEQHGPHLPEGTDHLIAEGFAREAAARTGYLCTPTINVGVSAHHRQFPGTMWVDPPAFRDYVESFSRNLAYHGIDRIVYVNAHGGNVEHLREVGRRLHEDGVAFAVEWMWNESIPELVDEVFEQNGPHGGPKETALIQHLAGDLVHDERLEDARDGGLRDIETAETTKFGSRTFYDAIDNSDNGVFGDQTDATPQKGERLFEAASDQLVELCSWLAGQDIDDLLPASHV; from the coding sequence ATGTACCTCGCCGAGCACGCGTGGCCGGATCTGGCGTCGTATTTCGAGTCCAAATCGCTCGCTATCGTCCCGCTGGGGTCGACAGAACAGCACGGGCCACACCTGCCGGAGGGGACCGATCACCTGATCGCAGAAGGGTTCGCGCGCGAGGCCGCAGCGCGAACCGGTTATCTCTGTACCCCGACGATCAACGTCGGCGTCAGCGCCCACCACCGCCAGTTCCCCGGGACGATGTGGGTCGATCCGCCGGCGTTCAGAGACTACGTCGAGAGTTTCTCGCGCAATCTCGCCTATCACGGGATCGACCGGATCGTCTACGTGAACGCCCACGGTGGCAACGTCGAACACCTCCGGGAAGTCGGACGACGCCTCCACGAAGACGGGGTCGCATTCGCCGTCGAGTGGATGTGGAACGAGAGCATCCCCGAACTCGTCGACGAGGTCTTCGAGCAAAACGGGCCCCACGGCGGCCCCAAGGAGACCGCCTTGATCCAGCATCTGGCCGGCGATCTCGTCCACGACGAGCGCCTCGAAGACGCCAGAGACGGCGGACTTCGGGACATCGAGACCGCCGAAACCACCAAGTTCGGCTCCCGGACGTTCTACGACGCGATCGACAACTCCGACAACGGCGTGTTCGGCGATCAGACCGACGCGACCCCACAGAAGGGCGAACGGCTGTTCGAAGCGGCCAGCGACCAGCTCGTCGAACTCTGCTCGTGGCTGGCCGGACAGGACATCGACGACCTGCTACCCGCGTCGCACGTGTAG
- a CDS encoding DUF7571 family protein — protein MQLCQRCQTVIDEYTLDKQLEPLRDLTVDDFNVCADCVTIVADACVECGGAVYVPRGESTVPDYCPACRAELIERTGSDPGWTREASSA, from the coding sequence ATGCAACTGTGCCAGCGCTGTCAGACGGTCATCGACGAGTACACTCTGGACAAACAACTCGAACCGTTGCGTGACCTCACGGTCGACGACTTCAACGTCTGTGCGGACTGTGTGACGATCGTTGCGGACGCGTGCGTGGAGTGTGGCGGCGCAGTGTACGTCCCGCGGGGCGAATCTACCGTTCCAGATTACTGTCCGGCCTGTCGGGCCGAACTGATCGAACGGACCGGATCCGATCCCGGGTGGACGCGGGAAGCGTCCTCGGCCTGA
- a CDS encoding RNA-guided endonuclease InsQ/TnpB family protein: MADGYLRRTAITRPILTDDQQDLLDATINEWKDACNISSRIGWDAGETRKTHLQDLAYNEVREETRLGSQHAILATHQAAAALDGVEAIEDLDEHYKTSQPEFTSNTVKYDTRTMTLFDDGSVSLSTVDGRIRCDLNLPDGDDGYQHEYLTDDEWEVTESTLSKRDGEYYLHLGFRKDKPEKQVEQQGDDEDRTVLGVDLGIVNIATTSTAYFASGRELRHQHREFERIRGNLQQTGTQSAHRTIQQMSGRESRYLRDQLHQVANQILEEARTHDCEFIAFENLKHIRERAPPVKEFHQWAHRQVVDLVEYKADAEGISVEFVDPKNTSRRCPECGHTSDGNRVRQAEFECESCGATQNADYVGAKNVGWRYVRRGLQSSRRTGDSQLALKSGTVTPNRGFVPSD, translated from the coding sequence GTGGCAGACGGCTACCTGAGACGCACCGCAATCACCCGTCCCATCCTCACCGACGACCAACAGGACCTGCTCGACGCCACCATCAACGAGTGGAAAGATGCCTGTAACATCAGTAGTCGCATCGGATGGGATGCAGGTGAGACGCGGAAAACCCACCTCCAAGACCTCGCTTACAATGAGGTCAGAGAGGAGACCCGTCTCGGGAGTCAGCACGCAATTCTCGCCACCCATCAGGCCGCAGCCGCACTTGATGGTGTCGAAGCAATCGAAGACCTTGATGAACACTACAAAACGTCTCAACCAGAGTTCACCAGTAACACGGTGAAATACGACACCCGGACGATGACGCTGTTCGATGACGGGTCTGTGTCGCTCTCCACTGTCGATGGCCGGATTCGGTGTGATCTGAATCTCCCCGACGGAGACGACGGGTATCAACACGAATACCTCACCGATGACGAGTGGGAAGTAACAGAGTCTACGCTGTCAAAGCGTGATGGTGAGTACTACCTCCACCTCGGGTTTCGAAAGGACAAACCCGAGAAACAGGTTGAACAACAGGGTGACGACGAGGACAGGACAGTTCTCGGCGTTGACCTCGGCATCGTCAACATCGCCACCACCAGTACAGCGTACTTCGCCTCCGGCAGAGAACTTCGACACCAGCATCGAGAGTTCGAGCGGATTCGCGGCAATCTCCAGCAGACTGGGACACAATCCGCCCATCGGACGATTCAGCAGATGAGCGGGCGCGAGTCACGGTATCTTCGTGACCAACTCCATCAAGTTGCGAACCAGATTCTCGAAGAAGCACGTACTCACGACTGCGAGTTCATCGCGTTCGAGAACCTGAAACACATCAGGGAGCGTGCGCCGCCTGTCAAAGAGTTCCACCAGTGGGCGCACCGGCAGGTCGTTGACCTCGTGGAGTACAAGGCTGACGCGGAAGGGATTAGCGTCGAGTTTGTAGACCCGAAGAACACGAGTCGGCGGTGTCCTGAGTGTGGTCACACGAGCGACGGGAATCGCGTCAGGCAGGCGGAGTTCGAGTGTGAGTCGTGCGGTGCAACTCAGAATGCAGATTACGTGGGTGCGAAGAATGTTGGGTGGCGGTACGTCCGTCGCGGCCTACAGTCGTCGCGGCGGACGGGCGACAGTCAACTCGCCCTAAAGTCAGGAACGGTGACGCCGAATCGGGGCTTCGTCCCGTCCGACTAA